A genomic stretch from Bosea sp. F3-2 includes:
- a CDS encoding LysR family transcriptional regulator — translation MSLRALRTLHAIARHGSFARAGEAVGLTQSAVSLQVKALEDEFGVTLFDRSRRLPVLTEAGKIVLARSEEVLALYDRIPEALSDERSLVGRLKIGAIQTALSGVLPDALSALNRAHPRIRVHVVAGMSAELAVQVAAGELDAAITTEPVRPYPSDLIWTPLYEDRFWLIAPRGNDQKDPRELLSGLPFIRFDSRAWAGRVIDRELRRQRITVREEMILDSQEVILRMVERGLGVAIAPLSDDVHARLDLTSLPFGEPQLSRRIVLLERHDRRTERLTGVLANAVAEAHQAICSNACEGVRGAR, via the coding sequence ATGTCGCTGCGCGCTCTTCGGACCTTGCACGCGATTGCACGTCACGGATCATTCGCGCGCGCCGGTGAAGCGGTCGGGCTGACGCAGTCCGCCGTGAGCTTGCAGGTGAAGGCTCTCGAAGACGAGTTCGGGGTGACCCTCTTCGATCGCTCGCGGCGGCTGCCGGTTCTGACGGAAGCAGGCAAGATCGTCCTCGCGCGGTCGGAAGAGGTTCTGGCGCTCTATGACCGGATTCCAGAGGCCCTCAGTGATGAGCGCTCGCTGGTCGGCCGTCTGAAGATTGGCGCGATCCAGACAGCCCTGTCGGGCGTCTTGCCGGATGCGTTGAGCGCCTTGAATCGGGCCCATCCTCGCATTCGTGTTCATGTTGTTGCCGGCATGTCGGCAGAGCTCGCGGTGCAAGTCGCTGCCGGTGAGTTGGACGCTGCCATCACGACAGAGCCTGTGCGTCCTTACCCTTCGGATCTGATCTGGACGCCGCTCTATGAGGACCGGTTCTGGCTCATTGCGCCGAGAGGCAACGATCAGAAGGATCCGCGAGAGCTGCTGAGCGGGTTGCCCTTCATCAGGTTCGACAGCCGCGCCTGGGCCGGAAGAGTGATCGACCGTGAATTGCGTCGACAGCGCATAACCGTGCGGGAGGAAATGATCCTGGATAGCCAGGAGGTCATCCTGCGCATGGTCGAGAGGGGGCTCGGTGTCGCGATTGCCCCGCTATCGGATGATGTGCATGCGAGGCTTGATCTGACATCCCTGCCGTTCGGCGAGCCCCAGTTGAGCCGACGCATCGTCCTCCTCGAACGGCATGACCGTCGAACGGAGCGGCTGACCGGGGTGCTGGCCAATGCGGTCGCTGAAGCCCATCAGGCGATCTGCAGCAACGCATGCGAAGGAGTTCGCGGAGCTCGATAA
- a CDS encoding AEC family transporter, producing the protein MTGDVLLALLPVIILIGLGMALRQRRFLQESFWPQAERLGYYVLLPCLFFHGLATAQLEALPVRDLALTLILSTIVVAALVMAIQPLLKLDGPAFTSVFQGSVRFNNYVGVTLAAGLFGAKGIALAAICNAAIVPTVNVLCVLVFARFGAAKLSGRGILKQLVTNPLVVASLSGILFQLIGLRIPPGLDPAMRSLGAASLPLGLLCVGAALDFGSARRWIRPVASSSIMKFLAMPVATVLIAIVTGLNGPALTTALLFQALPTASSAYIMARQLGGDAPLMAGITAIQTALAVVAIPVVLIGLSGWGVL; encoded by the coding sequence ATGACCGGCGATGTCCTGCTAGCCCTTTTGCCCGTCATCATCTTGATCGGGCTCGGGATGGCTCTGCGCCAGAGGCGGTTCCTGCAAGAGAGCTTTTGGCCACAGGCAGAGCGGCTCGGCTACTATGTCCTCCTGCCCTGCCTGTTCTTTCACGGCCTTGCCACCGCGCAGCTGGAAGCACTGCCGGTTCGTGACCTGGCGTTGACGCTGATCCTGTCGACCATTGTAGTCGCGGCGTTGGTCATGGCCATCCAGCCGCTGCTGAAGCTGGACGGGCCGGCATTCACCTCGGTGTTTCAGGGAAGCGTCCGGTTCAACAACTATGTCGGCGTGACCTTGGCTGCGGGCCTCTTCGGAGCCAAAGGCATCGCCTTGGCGGCGATCTGCAACGCGGCAATTGTTCCGACCGTCAATGTCCTTTGCGTGCTGGTGTTCGCCCGCTTTGGCGCAGCAAAGCTCAGCGGCCGCGGCATTCTCAAGCAGCTCGTGACGAACCCGCTGGTGGTGGCCTCTCTCTCCGGGATTCTCTTCCAGCTCATCGGCCTGCGTATTCCTCCCGGCCTTGATCCCGCCATGCGCTCCCTGGGTGCGGCCTCGTTGCCGCTCGGGCTACTCTGCGTTGGTGCGGCACTTGATTTCGGCTCGGCCCGCAGATGGATCAGACCGGTCGCCTCCTCATCGATCATGAAGTTCCTGGCGATGCCTGTCGCAACGGTGCTCATAGCCATCGTCACGGGACTGAATGGCCCGGCCCTGACAACGGCGCTGCTGTTCCAGGCCCTGCCGACAGCGTCCTCCGCCTACATCATGGCGCGCCAGCTCGGCGGGGATGCACCTCTGATGGCCGGGATTACGGCGATCCAGACCGCCCTCGCGGTCGTTGCGATCCCTGTCGTGCTGATCGGCCTGTCAGGCTGGGGCGTGCTTTGA
- a CDS encoding aminotransferase class I/II-fold pyridoxal phosphate-dependent enzyme — translation MSLDRRRNRTQGFSTRAIHLGYDPAEHEGALTPPIFMTSTYAFESAEQGAEIFRGERPGYVYGRSKNPTQTILEERMASLEGAEAGMTAASGMGAIATVVLTLLSPGDEVVIDHTLYGNTYALFTQGLARLGIIARPADFTQLDTLTTMVGERTKLVFFETPANPNLRVIDIAAVSRIAHQAGALVVVDNTFGTPVLQRPLEFGADIVVHSGTKYLGGHGDLLAGIVVGPTELLKQIRQTGLRWMTGATLSPFNCFLMLRGLKTLEVRVERHAASALKVARELERHPRIVSLSYPGLPSFPQFELAQRQMSGSGGGLISFELDGGIEMGMAFMNHLRLITRAVSLGDAETLIQHPASMTHAIVSREDRLKHGISDGLLRLSIGLESVEDILDDLTGALDAL, via the coding sequence ATGTCGCTTGATCGCAGACGGAACCGGACCCAGGGCTTTTCCACCCGCGCCATTCACCTCGGCTATGACCCCGCCGAGCATGAAGGCGCGCTCACGCCACCGATCTTCATGACCTCGACCTACGCCTTCGAAAGCGCCGAGCAGGGTGCGGAGATCTTCAGGGGCGAGCGGCCCGGCTATGTCTATGGCCGCTCGAAGAATCCGACGCAGACCATTCTCGAAGAACGCATGGCGAGCCTGGAAGGCGCCGAGGCCGGCATGACCGCCGCCTCGGGCATGGGTGCGATCGCGACCGTCGTGCTGACCCTGCTTTCACCCGGCGACGAGGTCGTGATCGACCATACGCTCTACGGCAACACCTATGCGCTGTTCACACAGGGGCTGGCGAGGCTCGGCATCATCGCCCGCCCGGCGGACTTCACCCAACTCGATACGCTGACGACAATGGTCGGCGAGCGCACGAAGCTGGTGTTCTTCGAAACACCGGCCAATCCGAACCTGCGCGTCATCGACATCGCCGCGGTGTCGCGCATCGCCCATCAGGCGGGCGCGCTGGTCGTCGTCGACAACACCTTCGGCACGCCCGTGCTGCAGCGCCCGCTGGAGTTCGGAGCCGACATCGTCGTCCATTCCGGGACGAAATATCTCGGCGGGCATGGCGATCTGCTGGCCGGCATCGTCGTCGGCCCAACCGAGCTGCTGAAGCAGATCCGGCAAACCGGCCTGCGCTGGATGACCGGCGCGACGCTCTCTCCCTTCAACTGCTTCCTCATGCTGCGCGGGCTGAAGACGCTCGAAGTCCGGGTCGAGCGCCATGCCGCTTCGGCCCTGAAGGTGGCGCGCGAACTGGAGCGCCACCCGCGCATCGTCAGCCTGTCCTATCCCGGCCTGCCGTCCTTCCCGCAATTCGAGCTCGCCCAGCGGCAGATGTCGGGTTCCGGCGGCGGCCTGATTTCCTTCGAGCTCGATGGCGGGATCGAGATGGGCATGGCCTTCATGAACCATCTCCGGCTGATCACCCGCGCCGTCAGCCTCGGCGATGCGGAGACCCTGATCCAGCATCCCGCCAGCATGACCCATGCGATCGTCAGCCGGGAGGACCGGTTGAAGCACGGCATCAGCGACGGGCTCCTGCGGCTTTCGATCGGGCTGGAGAGCGTGGAGGATATCCTCGACGATCTCACCGGAGCGCTCGACGCGCTTTAG
- a CDS encoding DUF4173 domain-containing protein has product MPVYASEHDTLLPRAKRPAGWLTIQLAAAAALVALADALFYGHRLGISLALFLAALAAASACLNPIRAESARRWRAVILLAAGILPVVEDINWLSVTIALITTAVCARTLIEVRDLPWLEHLRAALRMPFSGIFRLFSDFARASRYGARRKQRTGILSGLLGWMVPLLFCAVFISLFVSANPLLESWLSRIDILAMLGQLFSGRSVFWAVMLCLIWPLVRIRSLRLRKRSRPAPSTAMSALHPLDPLSDQTVRRSLVLFNGLFAIQTAMDIVYLWGGASLPAGLSHASYAHRGAYPLVVTALLAAAFVLVAMRPSGSSERDPLVRPLVLAWVGQNILLVLSALLRLDLYVDAYSLTGLRLAAFVWMLLVAAGLVLILAQILTRRTVGWLVSANMVALALTLYTYSFVDTAVVIANYNLRHSFEMRGEGQHIDIPYLFGLGPHAIPAIDRYVPRIAAAGHVPPHSPWTRYAATFAARRDRLAQCHHRSQGDWRGWSFRGWRLSRYLANTREAPFKTMPVSPADTPEGR; this is encoded by the coding sequence ATGCCAGTCTATGCATCCGAACACGACACTCTCCTCCCGCGCGCCAAGCGGCCAGCCGGATGGCTGACGATCCAGTTGGCAGCTGCAGCCGCCCTGGTCGCTCTGGCGGATGCTCTGTTCTACGGACACCGGCTCGGGATCTCGCTCGCACTCTTCCTCGCTGCTCTCGCCGCGGCTTCGGCCTGCCTCAACCCGATCCGCGCCGAATCTGCACGGCGCTGGCGCGCGGTCATCCTGCTTGCGGCCGGAATCCTGCCGGTCGTCGAAGACATCAATTGGCTGTCGGTGACGATCGCTTTGATTACGACCGCTGTCTGCGCACGGACATTGATCGAGGTCCGGGATCTGCCCTGGCTGGAGCATCTGCGGGCCGCGCTGCGCATGCCGTTTTCAGGCATCTTCCGATTGTTCAGCGACTTCGCGCGGGCGAGCCGTTACGGGGCGCGGCGAAAGCAGCGGACAGGTATCCTGTCCGGATTGCTGGGCTGGATGGTGCCGCTTCTGTTCTGCGCTGTCTTCATCTCGCTGTTCGTATCGGCAAATCCGCTGCTGGAGAGTTGGCTGAGCCGGATCGATATCCTTGCGATGCTGGGTCAGCTCTTCTCCGGGCGCTCGGTGTTCTGGGCCGTCATGCTGTGCCTGATCTGGCCTCTTGTCCGCATCCGCTCTCTTCGCCTCCGCAAGCGCAGCCGCCCCGCACCGTCAACGGCCATGTCGGCGCTCCATCCGCTCGATCCGCTGAGCGACCAGACGGTCAGGCGCTCCCTGGTTCTGTTCAATGGGCTCTTCGCCATTCAGACCGCGATGGACATCGTCTATCTCTGGGGCGGCGCCAGCCTGCCGGCAGGGTTGAGCCATGCGAGCTATGCCCATCGCGGCGCCTATCCGCTGGTGGTGACCGCATTGCTGGCAGCTGCCTTCGTGCTGGTTGCCATGCGCCCGTCGGGGTCCAGCGAGCGCGATCCCCTGGTCAGGCCGCTGGTCCTCGCCTGGGTGGGGCAGAACATCCTGCTCGTGCTCTCCGCCCTGTTGCGCCTCGATCTCTATGTCGACGCGTATTCATTGACCGGTCTGCGGCTGGCGGCGTTTGTCTGGATGCTGCTCGTCGCTGCCGGGCTCGTCCTGATATTGGCCCAGATTCTGACGCGCCGGACGGTTGGCTGGCTGGTGTCTGCGAATATGGTCGCGCTGGCGTTGACGCTCTATACCTACAGCTTCGTGGATACGGCGGTCGTCATCGCCAACTACAATCTCCGCCACTCTTTCGAGATGCGCGGGGAGGGGCAGCATATCGACATCCCCTATCTGTTCGGGCTCGGCCCGCATGCCATCCCGGCGATCGATCGCTATGTGCCGCGGATCGCTGCCGCAGGTCACGTCCCGCCCCACTCGCCATGGACCCGATATGCCGCCACGTTCGCAGCTCGGCGCGACAGGCTCGCCCAGTGCCATCACAGGTCGCAAGGCGACTGGCGCGGCTGGAGCTTCCGCGGATGGCGGCTGTCGCGATACTTGGCTAACACTCGCGAAGCTCCGTTCAAGACGATGCCGGTATCACCGGCCGATACCCCTGAGGGCAGATGA
- a CDS encoding response regulator transcription factor — translation MAPRILVVDDDSHICEVICFALEKAGMATVVARDGLQALDAFRQRPADLVVLDIGMPEMDGLEVCRQIRKSSEVPILFLSARDDEIDRILGLEIGGDDYVTKPFSPRELVARVNVILKRVRNGLKVAKSVEESLAWRALSLDPSTHEVRFNGSELSLTAIEFEILRTLIARPRQVFSRDQILDQAYGGAIHVSDRTIDSHIRNIRSKILRAGGENAIETVHGVGFRLGRCEASA, via the coding sequence ATGGCGCCGCGCATTCTCGTGGTCGACGACGATAGCCATATCTGCGAGGTGATCTGCTTCGCGCTGGAGAAGGCCGGCATGGCCACAGTGGTCGCGCGCGACGGCCTGCAGGCGCTCGATGCCTTCAGGCAGCGCCCGGCGGATCTCGTCGTCCTCGACATCGGCATGCCGGAGATGGACGGGCTCGAGGTCTGCCGGCAGATCCGGAAATCCTCGGAGGTGCCGATCCTGTTCCTCTCCGCACGCGACGACGAGATCGACCGCATCCTCGGGCTGGAAATCGGCGGCGACGACTATGTCACCAAGCCGTTCAGCCCGCGCGAGCTCGTCGCCCGCGTCAACGTCATCCTCAAGCGCGTCCGCAACGGCTTGAAGGTTGCCAAGAGCGTCGAGGAGTCCCTGGCCTGGAGGGCCCTGAGCCTCGACCCATCCACGCATGAGGTGCGGTTCAACGGCAGCGAGCTTTCCCTGACCGCCATCGAATTCGAAATTCTGCGGACGCTGATCGCGCGGCCACGCCAGGTCTTCAGCCGGGACCAGATCCTCGACCAGGCCTATGGCGGCGCGATCCATGTCTCGGACCGGACCATCGACAGCCATATCCGCAACATCCGGTCGAAGATCCTGAGGGCGGGCGGCGAGAACGCGATCGAGACCGTGCACGGCGTTGGCTTCAGACTGGGCCGTTGCGAGGCCTCGGCGTGA
- a CDS encoding MaoC family dehydratase N-terminal domain-containing protein, protein MSSETSPKLDIAHLRSWIGREDIGTDIVSEDIARKYHATFDYPGEAPKAGEAVPRLIHFCLAQPAAPTAALGSDGHPARGGFLPPVPLPRRMWAGGAFTFHGDLRVGDAAKRISRIADVVQKEGRTGTLCFVTVQHHVEANGVLVLEERQDIVYRDLDGAAGTAKQPPMAEAGTHRRAMKAEAPLLFRYSALTFNGHRIHYDRRYVMEVEGYPGLIVHGPMQAALLCNYATELRGAPPKHFSFRGLSPLFDDDAFALHAKEDGESLKLWTAKESGLLCMTAEAAWS, encoded by the coding sequence GTGAGCAGCGAGACATCACCCAAGCTCGACATTGCGCATCTGCGAAGCTGGATCGGCCGCGAGGATATCGGCACCGACATCGTGAGCGAGGATATCGCGCGGAAATACCACGCCACCTTCGACTATCCGGGCGAAGCTCCGAAGGCGGGCGAGGCCGTACCGCGGCTGATCCACTTCTGCCTGGCGCAGCCGGCTGCTCCCACGGCTGCGCTCGGGTCCGACGGCCACCCGGCCCGTGGCGGCTTCCTGCCGCCGGTGCCGCTGCCGCGCCGGATGTGGGCCGGTGGCGCCTTCACCTTCCACGGCGACCTTCGGGTCGGCGACGCGGCGAAGCGCATTTCCCGCATCGCCGATGTGGTGCAGAAGGAAGGCCGCACCGGCACGCTCTGCTTCGTCACGGTGCAGCACCACGTCGAGGCGAATGGCGTGCTCGTGCTGGAGGAGCGGCAGGACATCGTCTATCGCGATCTCGATGGTGCTGCGGGCACCGCGAAGCAGCCGCCGATGGCCGAGGCGGGCACTCACCGGCGCGCGATGAAGGCCGAGGCGCCGCTGCTCTTTCGCTATTCGGCGCTGACCTTCAACGGCCACCGGATTCATTATGACCGCCGCTATGTCATGGAAGTCGAGGGCTATCCGGGCCTGATCGTCCACGGCCCGATGCAGGCGGCCCTGCTCTGCAACTATGCGACCGAGCTGCGCGGCGCTCCGCCGAAGCACTTCAGCTTCCGCGGCCTGTCCCCGCTCTTCGACGACGATGCGTTCGCGCTCCATGCCAAGGAGGACGGCGAGAGCCTGAAGCTCTGGACCGCCAAGGAGAGCGGCCTGCTCTGCATGACGGCCGAGGCTGCCTGGTCGTAA